One genomic window of Arachis stenosperma cultivar V10309 chromosome 10, arast.V10309.gnm1.PFL2, whole genome shotgun sequence includes the following:
- the LOC130957344 gene encoding uncharacterized protein LOC130957344 yields the protein MPAFIKYMKELLPRESSLKGGQTIVLNKECSALIQPELPAKRRDPGSFYITCAIGETMFDKALCDLGASINLLPLSLAKRLQINEIMPTDVVIRLADKTQKQAIGVVENVLLKVGKYFLPTDFVILDMEESHIQPILLGRPFLATARALIDVEKEELILRIHDERLSFNVFKLSQEVDQEHKEPSKDHDEMLKEEASTEAHPTYPETPLDNKQGKQPLPQLKEKLEEPKPLEACEDNIITPLEKEVTKSKETSKETKKKVPRKWRNKKIPTEDFSPGDRVISAYFLDIPPNLPTVPSQFPKVFTINRVLSLEHVEIIDTTNGYKSTARGEDFKHYQPP from the coding sequence ATGCCTGCATTCATCAAGTACATGAAGGAACTTCTTCCCAGGGAAAGCTCACTCAAAGGAGGACAAACTATAGTGTTAaacaaggaatgtagtgccCTTATTCAACCTGAATTGCCTGCAAAAAGAAGAGACCCAGGGAGTTTTTACATCACTTGTGCCATAGGGGAAACAATGTTTGATAAAGCACTCTGTGATTTAggggcaagcatcaacttacTGCCCCTATCCCTGGCGAAGAGGCTGCAGATCAATGAGATAATGCCCACAGATGTGGTCATCAGACTGGCTGACAAGACTCAAAAGCAAGCAATAGGAGTAGTGGAAAATGTGCTACTAAAGGTTGGGAAATACTTTCTCCCAACAGACTTTGTCATCCTGGACATGGAAGAGAGTCACATTCAGCCAATCTTAttgggaagacccttcctagctacggccagagcactcatagatgtggaAAAAGAAGAGCTAATATTGAGGATCCATGATGAACGGCTCAGCTTTAATGTCTTCAAACTCTCACAAGAAGTAGACCAAGAACACAAGGAACCAAGTAAAGACCATGATGAGATGCtaaaggaggaagcaagcacAGAAGCACACCCAACCTATCCGGAGACCCCTTTGGATAATAAACAAGGGAAACAGCCACTGCCACAGCTCAAGGAAAAGTTGGAGGAACCTAAACCTCTAGAGGCATGTGAAGACAACATCATAACTCCTTTAGAAAAAGAGGTAACCAAGAGCAAGGAGACAtcaaaagaaacaaagaagaagGTACCAAGGAAGTGGAGGAACAAAAAGATCCCTACGGAAGACTTCTCTCCAGGAGATAGAGTGATCTCAGCTTACTTTCTAGATATCCCCCCTAATCTCCCTACTGTACCATCTCAGTTTCCTAAAGTCTTCACGATCAACAGAGTTCTCTCCCTGGAACATGTAGAGATCATTGATACAACCAATGGATACAAGTCCACAGCAAGAGGGGAGGACTTCAAGCATTACCAACCACCCTGA